The following proteins are encoded in a genomic region of Lentimicrobiaceae bacterium:
- a CDS encoding OsmC family protein: protein MSIKINFEGGKKVNAEINGLVVKTDQPLSVGGEGSAPSPFEVFLTSLGTCAGIFIKSFCDQRGIATEKMYLMQDAEYNPIQKLVEKINISIHVPAAFPDKYDSALISTASLCTVKRHLREDIIVDIRVIRDK, encoded by the coding sequence ATGTCAATAAAAATAAATTTTGAAGGTGGAAAAAAAGTAAATGCAGAAATTAACGGATTAGTCGTAAAAACCGACCAACCGCTTTCAGTGGGAGGCGAAGGTAGTGCACCCTCTCCTTTTGAAGTATTTTTAACCTCTTTAGGCACCTGTGCCGGCATTTTCATCAAATCGTTTTGCGACCAGAGAGGCATTGCCACTGAAAAGATGTATCTTATGCAAGATGCTGAATACAACCCTATTCAAAAACTTGTCGAAAAAATTAATATAAGTATTCACGTACCAGCTGCCTTTCCTGACAAATACGATTCTGCACTTATCAGTACTGCAAGCCTTTGTACGGTAAAAAGGCATCTTCGCGAAGACATAATAGTAGATATCAGAGTAATAAGAGATAAATAA
- a CDS encoding PLP-dependent aspartate aminotransferase family protein: MKEKNLGFNSKLIHGGNHQDALGSATVPIYQTSTFIFNDADHGAKCFSGESDGYIYTRLGNPTIHALENLVAELENGYRGIAVSSGMAAVNTVYMSVLNQGDHIIGSAAVYGPSRVVMEQHWSRFGVKSTFIETSDIENIKKAILPETRLLYIETPANPTMAITDLQACVQLAKQHGIITCVDNTFCSPYLQRPLDFGIDIVLHSMTKFINGHADIVGGMIVAKEKNLYNKLRNIMINMGCNMDPHQAFLVHRGVKTLGIRMDRAQWNAQQIANYLEKHPKVEWVKYPGLPSHPQYELAKKQMNGPGAMISFELKGGLEAGKILMNNVHIAILAVSLGGVETLIQHPASMTHSKMSYDARIKAGITDGLVRFSCGIEDINDLVSDLEQALDKI, translated from the coding sequence ATGAAAGAAAAAAATCTGGGATTCAATTCAAAACTTATCCATGGGGGTAACCACCAGGACGCACTCGGAAGTGCCACTGTACCTATTTATCAAACTTCTACATTTATTTTCAACGATGCCGACCACGGCGCCAAATGCTTTTCAGGCGAAAGTGATGGCTATATTTACACAAGGTTGGGTAATCCCACTATACATGCACTGGAAAATTTAGTAGCAGAGCTCGAAAACGGATACCGCGGTATAGCCGTTAGTTCGGGAATGGCTGCCGTTAATACAGTTTACATGTCAGTACTAAACCAGGGAGACCATATAATTGGCTCTGCTGCCGTTTACGGACCCTCACGGGTAGTAATGGAACAACACTGGTCGCGTTTTGGAGTGAAATCAACATTTATTGAAACATCTGATATTGAAAATATTAAAAAAGCCATTCTTCCTGAAACCCGTTTATTGTACATAGAAACACCCGCCAATCCCACCATGGCGATAACTGATTTACAAGCTTGTGTGCAATTAGCGAAACAACATGGAATTATAACCTGCGTTGACAATACATTTTGCAGCCCTTATCTGCAACGTCCTTTAGACTTTGGTATCGACATTGTACTACACTCGATGACAAAATTTATTAACGGACATGCAGATATCGTAGGCGGAATGATAGTAGCAAAGGAAAAAAATCTGTACAATAAGCTACGTAACATAATGATTAACATGGGATGCAATATGGACCCACACCAGGCATTTTTGGTACACAGGGGTGTAAAAACACTGGGAATCCGTATGGACAGAGCTCAATGGAATGCACAACAGATAGCAAACTATCTTGAAAAACACCCGAAAGTTGAATGGGTAAAATATCCCGGTTTGCCTTCCCATCCTCAATATGAACTTGCAAAAAAACAAATGAACGGACCGGGTGCTATGATAAGTTTTGAGCTTAAGGGTGGACTTGAAGCCGGTAAAATTCTGATGAACAATGTACACATTGCCATACTCGCCGTATCATTGGGCGGTGTAGAAACCCTGATTCAGCATCCAGCATCCATGACACATTCAAAAATGAGTTACGATGCAAGAATAAAAGCCGGAATTACCGATGGATTAGTAAGATTTTCGTGTGGAATTGAAGATATTAACGACCTTGTTTCCGATTTGGAACAAGCTTTGGATAAAATTTAA